AGCGGCGCACGCCCCACGCCTCGGCCACCGAGTCGATCACCCGCAGCCCCCGGCCCGACGCGGCGTCGGGGGCGGGGTCCCGCACCACGGGTATGCCGGGGTGACCGTCGTGGACCTCGATGCGCGCCATGGCGGCGTCGACCGTCACCACCACGTCGATCGGGGTGCCGGCGTGCACCACGGCGTTGGTGACGGCCTCGCTGGTGAGCAGCACGGCGTCGTCGATGAC
Above is a window of Acidimicrobiales bacterium DNA encoding:
- a CDS encoding ATP-binding protein translates to MPRTTLPPHSTSPAAGRRFVADVLWQRGFSTEVIDDAVLLTSEAVTNAVVHAGTPIDVVVTVDAAMARIEVHDGHPGIPVVRDPAPDAASGRGLRVIDSVAEAWGVRRSDHGTCLWFEMRP